A window of the Drosophila simulans strain w501 chromosome 2L, Prin_Dsim_3.1, whole genome shotgun sequence genome harbors these coding sequences:
- the LOC6730953 gene encoding probable DNA replication complex GINS protein PSF2, with amino-acid sequence MRSDPAGDSGNEAIMDPSIIEFIGEKCMISIIPNFSNEPLHLIYGPVGPFRAGFPVFVPLWMATHLRKQQKCRIVPPEWMDMDILEEIKEEEKRSKFFTKMPCEHYMVVAQLVMSTAPDDVPRCEELRTVIKDIFDIRESKLRTSIDAFIKGEGTYAKLDNLTLLEIHSVRPILPYSLDHIARYQRTATASQRDTSMLSASMAGSSSGPNSNSLFSQ; translated from the exons ATGCGATCCGATCCGGCCGGCGATAGTGGTAATGAAG CAATTATGGATCCTtcaattattgaatttattggcGAAAAATGCATGATCAGTATAATACCGAACTTCAGCAACGAGCCTCTGCACCTGATATACGGACCTGTGGGCCCATTCCGAGCCGGTTTTCCCGTGTTCGTGCCCCTGTGGATGGCCACGCATCTGCGCAAGCAACAAAAGTGTCGGATTGTGCCTCCAGAATGGATGGACATGGATATATTGGAGGAAATCAAGGAAGAGGAAAAGCGCTCAAA GTTCTTTACCAAAATGCCCTGTGAGCATTACATGGTAGTGGCCCAGTTGGTCATGAGCACGGCCCCGGATGACGTTCCCCGTTGTGAAGAGCTGCGCACTGTGATCAAGGACATCTTCGACATACGTGAGTCCAAGCTGCGCACATCGATCGACGCCTTTATCAAGGGAGAGGGCACATATGCGAAGTTGGACAACCTCACGCTACTGGAGATCCACAGCGTGCGACCCATCCTGCCCTATTCCCTGGACCACATAGCACGTTACCAGCGCACGGCCACCGCGTCTCAAAGGGACACCTCCATGCTAAGTGCATCCATGGCAGGCTCCAGTTCGGGTCCGAACAGTAATTCTCTGTTTTCTCAGTGA
- the LOC6730951 gene encoding zinc finger protein 425, translated as MTRAMENVCQCCKLRPGLSVKRGGSLPKTLCLQCLHLDTFGTKPKVPSHETQTRETVHVEPSLNSEDGLPEHPLYPEVQLVVKEEDALIKKKVIEKNHIHNEEVIGVHPIVDVEVLENHPASNDVILIQDSFDEEVILDPPGNNDVIIIHDSIAEEVILEDHPANNDVIIIQDSVAEEELPVIKEEAIEGEDMQGEYFIITKCLEEPAIGSCRVCLEQSDNLTNIFDDAESGIPIDTTLSQYTGMPVEKGDSFSEYICVTCMDVVKNAFDDLQAKENAIQMYRQPKEEIIDIDSIPVKNEPVDYEVTEKPPHRCPQCPKIFLLAAKLQDHIRTHNETRTTEPPRLKCPKCPSIYMKRGCLEAHMWIHRPYDERESELEPPYRCPHCPKVFLYSSFLKIHIQTHEDVSNRLSRKSSYNCAQCAAVFSDVSSLKDHVKIHAEQRTFECPLCLVSFQEESNLKSHDCAHTRFKCHKCSKFFQSQNYLDYHFKKSHTTKGPFKCIKCQQTFEKRSALKEHISSQVCVQFLRSKSPGQIFPCPKCPKKFSIEANYQMHHATHKKVKTVIEKHNCTQCKKSYQNKKLLTKHILSHNRCVHCPMSFASKYLLKQHTCTHSTQLNGRRRRRSLNVKYNECDESNESDLEP; from the exons ATGACTAG GGCGATGGAGAACGTGTGTCAGTGCTGCAAGCTACGTCCGGGCTTGTCGGTGAAACGCGGTGGCTCACTTCCGAAAACCCTTTGCCTGCAGTGCCTGCATTTGGACACATTTGGCACCAAGCCTAAGGTACCAAGCCACGAAACCCAAACTAGGGAAACGGTTCACGTAGAACCCTCCTTAAACAGCGAAGACGGCCTGCCGGAGCATCCTTTATATCCAGAAGTGCAGTTGGTAGTTAAGGAGGAGGACGCTCTAATTAAGAAGAAGGTTATCGAGAAAAACCACATACATAATGAGGAGGTCATAGGAGTGCACCCCATAGTGGACGTAGAGGTTCTTGAGAATCATCCCGCAAGTAACGACGTGATCCTCATACAGGATTCCTTCGATGAGGAGGTAATTCTTGATCCTCCCGGAAATAACGATGTGATCATCATACACGATTCCATCGCTGAGGAGGTAATTCTTGAGGATCATCCTGCAAATAACGACGTGATCATCATACAGGATTCCGTCGCTGAGGAGGAGCTCCCTGTAATTAAGGAGGAGGCTATTGAAGGGGAAGACATGCAGGGAGAATACTTTATAATAACAAAATGTCTGGAAGAGCCAGCAATCGGAAGCTGCCGCGTTTGCTTGGAACAGTCAGACAATTTAACCAACATATTTGATGACGCGGAGTCCGGAATTCCGATTGACACGACACTCTCTCAGTATACAGGAATGCCAGTTGAGAAAGGCGATTCATTTTCTGAATATATCTGTGTAACTTGTATGGATGTTGTGAAAAATGCATTCGATGATTTACAGGCTAAAGAAAATGCCATCCAGATGTACCGACAACCTAAAGAGGAGATTATTGACATAGATTCAATACCAGTAAAAAACGAGCCAGTTGATTATGAAGTTACTGAGAAGCCACCGCACAGATGCCCTCAATGTCCAAAGATATTCTTACTCGCCGCCAAACTTCAAGATCACATTCGGACTCATAATGAAACGCGTACCACAGAGCCTCCACGGCTGAAGTGTCCTAAGTGTCcaagtatatatatgaaaCGCGGATGTCTTGAAGCCCATATGTGGATTCATAGGCCCTATGATGAAAGAGAATCAGAGTTGGAGCCTCCGTACAGGTGCCCGCACTGTCCAAAAGTGTTCCTTTACTCCAGCTTTCTTAAAATTCACATTCAGACACATGAGGATGTCTCCAACAGACTTTCTCGGAAGTCATCGTACAACTGCGCGCAGTGTGCAGCGGTATTCTCAGACGTGTCCAGCCTTAAAGACCACGTAAAAATCCACGCGGAACAACGAACGTTCGAATGTCCCCTCTGCCTGGTGTCCTTTCAAGAAGAAAGCAACCTAAAGAGTCACGACTGTGCTCATACTCGGTTCAAGTGCCACAAGTGttccaagttttttcaaagtcAAAATTACCTAGATTATCACTTCAAGAAAAGTCACACGACGAAAGGTCCGTTCAAGTGCATAAAGTGCCagcaaacttttgaaaaaaggagcgCTCTTAAAGAACACATCAGTTCGCAGGTTTGCGTACAATTCCTCCGGAGTAAGTCTCCTGGACAAATATTCCCTTGTCCCAAATGCCCGAAAAAATTTAGCATAGAAGCCAATTATCAAATGCACCACGCCACTCACAAGAAAGTAAAGACTGTTATCGAGAAGCACAACTGTACACAGTGCAAAAAGTcctaccaaaataaaaaactccTTACCAAGCACATTTTGAGTCACAACCGGTGTGTCCACTGCCCGATGTCCTTTGCGAGCAAATATCTTCTGAAGCAGCACACTTGTACCCACAGTACACAATTAAATGGGAGAAGGAGGCGCAGAAGTCTTAATGTGAAATACAACGAATGCGACGAGTCCAACGAAAGTGATTTGGAACCATAG
- the LOC6730955 gene encoding alpha,alpha-trehalose-phosphate synthase [UDP-forming] has protein sequence MPDTEIIVTNAGEPSTKASLIVVSNRLPFVLIRNPETDELERRASAGGLVTAVCPVVIKGSGLWVGWSGIHLKDPNEAIPESNPNDQTPTAGLKSEQVVSVNIDSKIFDSYYNGCCNKMFWPLFHSMPGRANFGGEHWHDYVTVNKHFAVRTIEALEKCLAKNQGSEKSPPIVWIHDYHLMLAANWVREHAEEKNLPCRLAFFLHIPFPPWDIFRLLPWSDEILQGMLGCDLVGFHIQDYCLNFVDCCQRNLGCRVDRNNLLVEHGGRTVRVRPLPIGIPYERFVNLANSATRVLNTSKMQIILGVDRLDYTKGLVHRLMAFEALLLKYPQHKEKVSLLQISVPSRTDVKEYRELKEEVDQLVGRINGRFTTANWAPIRYIYDYVSQTELAALYMDAAVCLVTPLRDGMNLVAKEFVACQINESPGVLVISPFAGAGEMMHEALLCNPYEVNEAAEVIHRALTMPEDERVLRMTRLRRREAECDVSHWMRCFLKAVGALEMDDVGTTIMQPVSVDDFDDYLLKYIGYNHKLALLLDYDGTLAPIAPHPDLATLSPEIKNVLYKLSNHSDVYVAVISGRNVDNVKKMVGIEGITYAGNHGLEILHPDGSKFVHPMPMEYEKKVSDLLKALQDSVCRDGAWVENKGALLTFHYRDTPNHLRGAMVDKARSLIEKYGFKATEAHCALEARPPVQWNKGRASIYILRTSFGVDWNERIKIIYVGDDLTDEDAMVALKGMARTFRVTSSDIVKTAADHRLPSTDSVYTLLKWVERHFMGRKARANSLTYRPTKGDGVQMQMSLEVAASANNLEV, from the exons ATGCCCGACACGGAAATCATCGTTACTAATGCCGGGGAGCCCTCCACCAAGGCGAGTCTCATCGTGGTCTCCAATCGGTTGCCGTTTGTGCTCATCCGGAATCCGGAGACCGATGAGCTGGAACGCAGAGCCAG CGCCGGTGGCCTGGTGACTGCAGTCTGCCCGGTGGTGATCAAGGGCAGTGGTCTCTGGGTGGGCTGGTCGGGTATCCACTTGAAGGATCCTAACGAGGCCATTCCCGAGTCCAATCCCAACGATCAGACGCCGACTGCTGGCCTCAAGTCCGAGCAGGTGGTATCCGTGAACATCGATTCGAAGATCTTCGACAGCTACTACAACGGATGCTGCAACAAGATGTTCTGGCCACTGTTCCACTCGATGCCGGGAAGAGCCAACTTCGGAGGCGAGCACTGGCACGACTATGTGACTGTCAACAAGCACTTTGCCGTGCGGACCATCGAGGCTTTGGAGAAGtgcctggccaaaaaccaagGCAGCGAGAAGAGTCCACCGATTGTCTGGATCCACGACTACCATCTCATGCTGGCCGCCAATTGGGTGCGCGAGCACGCCGAGGAGAAGAACCTGCCCTGCCGACTGGCTTTCTTCCTGCACATCCCATTCCCACCATGGGACATCTTCCGCCTGCTGCCCTGGTCCGATGAGATCCTACAG GGTATGTTGGGCTGTGACCTGGTAGGCTTCCATATTCAGGACTACTGCTTGAATTTCGTGGACTGCTGCCAGCGCAATCTCGGCTGTCGTGTGGACAGAAACAATCTGCTGGTGGAACATGGCGGGCGCACCGTTCGCGTCCGTCCGCTTCCCATTGGTATTCCCTACGAACGCTTCGTTAACCTGGCCAATAGCGCAACCAGGGTTCTGAATACATCCAAGATGCAAATCATCCTGGGAGTGGACCGACTGGACTACACCAAGGGACTCGTCCATCGCCTTATGGCCTTTGAGGCCCTGCTGCTGAAGTATCCGCAGCACAAGGAGAAGGTGAGCCTGCTGCAGATCTCGGTGCCGTCGCGAACCGATGTAAAAGAGTACCGGGAGCTGAAGGAGGAAGTGGACCAGCTGGTGGGCCGCATCAACGGCCGCTTTACCACCGCTAACTGGGCGCCCATCCGCTACATATACGACTATGTCAGCCAAACCGAACTGGCTGCTCTGTACATGGATGCGGCTGTTTGCCTGGTAACTCCACTTCGCGATGGCATGAACCTGGTGGCCAAGGAGTTCGTGGCCTGCCAGATCAACGAGAGTCCCGGCGTGCTGGTCATCTCACCGTTCGCAGGAGCCGGCGAGATGATGCACGAGGCGCTGCTCTGCAATCCGTACGAGGTGAACGAGGCCGCCGAGGTGATCCACCGAGCACTGACCATGCCCGAGGATGAGCGCGTCCTACGTATGACTCGGCTGCGCCGTCGTGAAGCCGAGTGCGATGTGAGCCACTGGATGCGTTGCTTCCTGAAGGCGGTGGGCGCTCTGGAGATGGATGATGTGGGCACCACCATTATGCAGCCAGTGTCCGTGGACGATTTCGATGACTACTTACTGAA ATACATCGGCTATAACCACAAGTTGGCTCTGCTGCTGGACTACGACGGCACCTTGGCACCCATTGCTCCTCATCCTGATCTGGCCACGCTCTCGCCCGAGATTAAGAATGTACTATATAAGCTGTCCAATCACTCGGACGTCTACGTGGCCGTCATCTCGGGTCGCAACGTGGACAATGTGAAGAAGATGGTTGGCATTGAGGGCATCACCTATGCGGGCAATCACGGTCTCGAGATCCTTCATCCGGACGGCAGCAAGTTCGTACACCCAATGCCCATGGAGTACGAAAAGAAGGTCAGTGATCTGCTGAAGGCTCTGCAGGACTCCGTTTGCCGCGACGGCGCTTGGGTGGAGAATAAGGGGGCGTTGTTAACGTTCCACTACCGAGACACGCCCAATCACCTGAGGGGAGCTATGGTCGACAAGGCGCGCTCCTTGATCGAAAAGTACGGCTTCAAGGCCACGGAGGCGCATTGCGCTCTGGAAGCTCGTCCGCCGGTGCAGTGGAATAAGGGTCGGGCCTCGATCTACATCCTGCGCACATCCTTCGGCGTGGACTGGAACGAACGCATCAAGATTATCTATGTGGGTGACGATCTAACAGACGAAGACGCCATGGTG GCACTGAAGGGTATGGCGCGAACTTTCCGTGTGACATCGTCGGATATTGTGAAGACCGCTGCGGACCATCGACTTCCCTCCACAGACTCTGTGTACACGCTGCTGAAATGGGTGGAACGACACTTCATGGGACGCAAGGCGCGCGCCAATTCGCTGACCTACAGGCCCACCAAGGGCGACGGCGTCCAGATGCAAATGTCCCTGGAGGTGGCCGCTTCGGCGAACAATCTGGAGGTGTGA
- the LOC6730956 gene encoding protein YIPF6 has translation MDSKLDMFEDVNTSPSLEGDMSIPGKRTTTATSASGVPDYNTLDEPIRETVLRDIRAVGIKFYHVLYPKEKSSLLRDWDLWGPLVLCTFMATILQGSSSADNMSDNGPEFAQVFVIVWIGAAVVTLNSKLLGGNISFFQSVCVLGYCLTPVAISLIVCRVILLATQTRLLFFLRFVTTTMGFAWATYASFVFLGQSQPPHRKPLAVYPIFLFFFIISWLVLSHN, from the exons ATGGATTCCAAACTAGAT ATGTTCGAGGACGTGAACACGTCGCCTTCCTTGGAGGGCGACATGTCGATTCCAGGCAAAAGAACCACAACTGCAACGTCCGCGAGCGGAGTGCCGGATTACAATACTCTGGACGAGCCCATCCGAGAGACTGTGTTGAGGGACATTCGGGCCGTAGGCATTAAGTTCTACCATGTCCTGTACCCCAAGGAGAAGTCCAGCCTGCTACGCGATT GGGACCTTTGGGGTCCACTGGTGCTGTGCACCTTTATGGCCACCATACTACAaggctcctcctccgccgacAACATGTCCGACAACGGACCCGAGTTCGCCCAGGTCTTCGTAATCGTCTGGATAGGTGCGGCTGTAGTCACACTCAACTCCAAGCTGCTGGGCGGCAATAT CTCATTCTTCCAATCTGTATGCGTGCTGGGCTACTGCCTTACGCCGGTGGCCATATCCTTAATAGTGTGCCGGGTAATCCTGCTTGCCACCCAAACTCGGCTGCTTTTCTTTCTGCGTTTTGTGACCACCACAATGGGCTTTGCCTGGGCCACTTACG CTTCCTTTGTTTTCCTGGGTCAGAGCCAGCCTCCCCATCGAAAACCACTGGCCGTGTACCCCATCTTTCTGTTCTTCTTTATCATCTCGTGGTTGGTTCTTTCCCACAATTAG
- the LOC6730950 gene encoding TNF receptor-associated factor 4 isoform X1, with translation MGLWKRIFTPNTAKRTTSQIYPGPDPKHIMGSLVFCIHHKQGCKWSDELRKLKGHLNACKHDATQCPNKCGAQIPRIMMTDHLQYTCTMRRTRCEFCQSEFSGAGLEEHNGSCGQEPVYCEAKCGQRILRGRMTLHKSKDCAKRLRRCAHCQREFSADTLPLHAAQCPRAPLACPQRCDAGPIPRGELEAHLRDECQSLAVSCSFKEAGCRFKGPRQMLEAHLESNAAAHLSLMVALSSRQGQQIQMLKSAVSKLSINYTGTLLWKITDWSAKMAEARGKDGLELVSPPFYTSQYGYKLQASMFLNGNGPGENTHVSVYIKVLPGEYDALLKWPFSHSITFTLFEQGAQSGQGGVAESFVPDPTWENFQRPSNEPDQLGFGFPRFISHELLHSRPFIKGDTVFLRVKVDPSKIVAV, from the exons ATGGGTTTGTGGAAACGCATTTTCACACCAAATACTGCAAAACGAACTACAAGCCAA ATCTATCCCGGTCCCGATCCAAAACACATCATGGGCTCGCTGGTCTTCTGCATTCATCACAAACAGGGCTGCAAGTGGTCCGATGAGCTGCGAAAGCTGAAGGGACACCTCAACGCCTGTAAGCACGACGCCACCCAGTGCCCCAACAAGTGTGGAGCCCAGATTCCCCGGATCATGATGACCGATCATCTCCAGTACACTTGCACGATGAGGCGTACCCGATGCGAGTTCTGCCAGAGCGAATTCTCCGGAGCTGGACTGGAGGAGCACAACGGAAGCTGCGGCCAGGAGCCGGTTTACTGTGAGGCCAAGTGCGGCCAGCGGATACTGCGCGGCAGGATGACCCTTCACAAGTCCAAGGACTGCGCCAAGCGACTCCGTCGCTGTGCCCACTGCCAGCGGGAGTTCTCGGCTGACACGCTGCCCCTGCATGCCGCCCAGTGCCCAAGAGCTCCATTGGCCTGCCCCCAGAGATGCGATGCTGGTCCGATTCCCCGGGGTGAGCTAGAGGCGCATTTGCGTGATGAATGCCAGTCGCTAGCCGTGTCCTGCAGCTTCAAGGAGGCGGGATGCCGCTTCAAGGGTCCCCGCCAGATGCTGGAGGCCCATCTGGAGAGTAACGCCGCCGCCCATCTCTCGCTGATGGTGGCCCTCAGCTCGCGCCAGGGTCAGCAGATCCAGATGCTTAAGTCGGCGGTGTCCAAGCTGTCCATCAACTACACAGGCACTCTGTTGTGGAAGATCACCGACTGGTCGGCTAAGATGGCCGAAGCGAGGGGCAAGGATGGCCTGGAGCTAGTCTCACCCCCGTTCTACACCTCCCAGTATGGATACAAGCTGCAGGCGTCGATGTTCCTCAATGGCAATGGACCTGGAGAAAACACGCACGTCTCCGTCTACATAAAGGTCCTGCCGGGAGAGTACGATGCTCTGCTCAAGTGGCCATTCTCGCACTCCATCACCTTCACGCTGTTCGAACAGGGCGCCCAAAGTGGCCAGGGAGGCGTGGCGGAATCCTTTGTGCCCGATCCCACATGGGAGAACTTCCAGAGGCCGTCCAACGAACCAGATCAGCTAGGATTCGGCTTCCCGCGCTTCATCTCCCACGAACTGCTGCACAGCCGACCCTTCATCAAGGGCGATACCGTGTTTCTGCGCGTGAAAGTGGATCCCAGTAAGATAGTGGCCGTCTAG
- the LOC6730952 gene encoding vacuolar protein sorting-associated protein 53 homolog, protein MSESAVAVESEERMVANNKIHFSKEVKQVIDKVLKTDDPMDAPDFNTVDYINQLFPNEQSLAGIDETIQKMQCEVSLIDDNIRSVVRGQTNTGQDGQLALCEAQKVISSLFSHIIDVKTRAERTEEMVKEITRDIKQLDCAKRNLTAAITTLNHLHMLVGGIESLNKLIERRSYGEILNPLQAITEVNQHFQQFSDIEEIKNLSQSVDKIQVTLAQQITEDFKEAFAAKPSSQNQHRLGLNQLADACKVMSVLDPKVKKELLKWFIAQQLEEYTHLFHENQDIAWLDKIDKRYAWLKRHLLDFEDKYGPVFPLDWEVSERITVEFCRQTREQLAQIMAKRTNEIDVRLLLFAINKTQAFEQLLSKRFTGVTLGAQPMDKARVLAEPTATDGAVGLTVFHDQIGQCFKPHLDIYIRSIDRNLSELMDKFVEMSREPYKFAEAKTTVYPSSGDLFVFYKKCMVQCNQLSNEQPMHDLALVFKKYLREYASKVLEGSTPKLVPATTSSSIGKSVSLLTRDMQNLSTAAGQVFHNFLKEGDTQRFARDDLVRICCVLTTGEYCLETVQQLEDKLKEKVTSAYVSKIDMSEEKDVFHRIISNCIQLLVQDLEAGCEASLQAMAKVQWQHINNVGDQSAFISSLCGNFKQTVPTIRDTLASSRKYFTQFCHRFVAAFIPKFINVLYRCKLTLSDGSNNVLGCEQLLLDTHSLKTALLELPSVGSSVNRKAPTSYTKVVVKDMTRAEMIIKVVMTPVQPPAHFTQQVLKLLPDITIAEYQKILDMKAVKRVDQLQLIDLFKHTASAAAVSGLIEPTTGEEETQAAETVAATSGTTDDAETSAVPTETTTAASSTPKRAFIFSVGSFTGSADKNADGSSQTGIRKLENLLKKRFP, encoded by the exons ATGAGCGAGTCTGCGGTAGCGGTGGAGTCGGAAGAAAGGATGGTTGCCAACAACAAGATACATTTCTCCAAGGAGGTGAAGCAGGTCATCGACAAG GTTCTCAAAACGGACGATCCCATGGATGCGCCGGACTTCAACACTGTGGACTACATCAACCAGCTCTTCCCCAACGAACAGTCGCTGGCCGGGATTGATGAGACCATCCAAAAGATGCAGTGCGAGGTGTCCCTGATTGACGACAACATCCGCTCCGTGGTTCGTGGCCAAACGAACACCGGCCAGGATGGACAACTGGCACTGTGCGAGGCTCAAAAGGTTATCAGCTCCCTGTTCAGCCACATCATCGACGTGAAGACCCGAGCGGAGCGCACCGAGGAAATGGTCAAGGAGATAACCCGGGATATCAAGCAGCTGGACTGCGCCAAACGCAATTTAACAGCTGCCATCACCACGCTGAATCACCTGCACATGCTGGTGGGCGGAATCGAAAGTCTGAACAAATTGATCGAGCGGCGATCCTATGGTGAAATCCTTAATCCCCTCCAGGCCATTACCGAAGTTAACCAGCACTTCCAGCAGTTCTCCGACATCGAGGAAATCAAG AATCTCTCTCAAAGCGTGGATAAGATCCAGGTCACTCTAGCTCAGCAAATCACGGAGGATTTCAAGGAGGCGTTTGCAGCAAAGCCATCGTCACAAAACCAACACCGTTTGGGTCTTAATCAGCTGGCCGATGCTTGTAAAGTGATGTCCGTGCTGGATCCCAAAGTGAAGAAGGAGCTGCTTAAGTGGTTTATTGCACAACAGCTTGAGGAGTACACGCACTTGTTTCACGAGAACCAGGATATTGCCTGGCTGGACAAGATTGATAAGCGTTATGCCTGGCTTAAGAGGCATCTGCTAGACTTCGAGGACAAGTATGGACCGGTGTTTCCACTGGACTGGGAGGTCTCCGAGCGAATTACTGTAGAGTTTTGTCGGCAGACACGCGAACAGCTGGCACAAATCATGGCCAAACGCACCAACGAGATCGATGTGAGACTACTTTTGTTCGCCATCAACAAGACGCAGGCATTTGAACAGCTGCTTTCCAAGCGCTTCACGGGCGTTACACTGGGTGCACAGCCGATGGATAAAGCAAGAGTGCTTGCTGAACCAACGGCGACGGACGGCGCTGTGGGCTTAACCGTTTTCCACGACCAAATCGGACAATGCTTTAAGCCGCACTTGGACATCTACATACGCAGCATCGACCGCAATCTTTCAGAGCTGATGGACAAGTTCGTGGAGATGTCTCGGGAACCATACAAGTTTGCCGAGGCCAAGACCACCGTGTACCCCAGCTCCGGTGATCTTTTCGTCTTTTACAAGAAGTGCATGGTGCAGTGCAACCAGCTAAGCAACGAACAACCCATGCACGATCTGGCTTTGGTGTTCAAGAAATATCTACGGGAGTACGCCTCCAAAGTGCTCGAGGGCAGCACACCCAAGCTTGTGCcagccaccaccagcagctccATTGGTAAAAGTGTTTCGTTACTCACGCGCGACATGCAGAATCTATCCACTGCCGCTGGTCAAGTGTTCCACAATTTCCTCAAGGAGGGCGATACGCAGCGATTTGCAAGAGATGATCTGGTGCGCATTTGTTGCGTTCTGACCACGGGTGAGTACTGTTTGGAGACGGTCCAACAGCTGGAGGATAAACTGAAGGAAAAGGTGACTTCTGCATATGTCAGCAAGATTGACATGAGCGAGGAAAAGGATGTCTTTCATCG AATCATTTCCAACTGCATCCAACTTTTGGTTCAAGATTTAGAGGCTGGCTGCGAAGCTTCACTGCAGGCGATGGCCAAGGTGCAGTGGCAACACATTAACAACGTGGGCGACCAGAGCGCCTTCATCAGCAGCCTGTGCGGCAACTTTAAACAGACAGTGCCTACCATCAGGGACACGCTAGCCAGTTCGCGGAAGTATTTTACCCAGTTCTGCCATCGCTTCGTCGCCGCCTTTATACCGAAGTTCATCAATGTGCTCTATCGCTGCAAACTAACCCTCTCGGATGGTTCCAACAATGTTCTGGGCTGCGAGCAACTTTTGTTGGACACCCATTCGCTGAAGACGGCTTTATTAGAGCTGCCTTCTGTGGGATCCAGTGTGAACCGCAAGGCGCCCACCAGTTACACCAAAGTTGTGGTCAAGGACATGACTCGGGCCGAGATGATCATCAAGGTGGTGATGACGCCGGTCCAGCCGCCGGCGCACTTCACCCAGCAAGTGCTTAAGCTGCTGCCAGACATTACCATTGCGGAGTACCAAAAGATTCTGGATATGAAGGCGGTCAAACGTGTGGATCAACTGCAACTGATTGATCTTTTCAAGCACACGGCTTCTGCAGCGGCTGTGAGTGGCTTAATAGAGCCAACTACTGGAGAAGAGGAGACCCAAGCTGCAGAAACAGTAGCCGCAACTTCGGGGACCACAGACGACGCTGAAACCTCAGCAGTACCAACTgaaacaacaacggcagcttCGTCAACTCCCAAACGAGCCTTTATCTTCAGCGTGGGCAGCTTTACGGGAAGCGCAGATAAAAATGCTGATGGAAGTTCCCAGACGGGCATTAGAAAGCTGGAAAACCTACTGAAAAAGCGCTTCCCCTAG